One window from the genome of Xenorhabdus bovienii SS-2004 encodes:
- a CDS encoding inverse autotransporter beta domain-containing protein — protein MLKKQRKQWTTQQRLRQVAWVNIFAQVAFPVAGVFTPAVAADKTPGHSQATRPQTLQTESYRLAAGESIKSVAKRHGLTVTELKKLNQLRTFHKPFTALGAGDEIDVPKSPSGHLLAESLTQAAAAESPAGHTENNTERWLASTVSRAAGMLKGGHVLDSAKNQLRGMAMSEANQTVQNWLQHYGTVKLQANVDDRGRLDGSQFDMLLPLYDTEKQMAFTQFGLRHIDSRTTANFGLGQRHFFDTGMLGYNAFLDHDITRDHTRFGLGAEYARDFMKFGANGYFRASGWKDGKKLKDYEERPASGFDLRAEGYVPSYPQLGGKLIYEQYFGDEVGLLSEDRRQKDPAAFTLGASYTPIPLVTLGLDRRQSTSGGGETLFNLGLNYEIGTPWSKQVDPDAVAFKRNLQGGRYDLVERNNQIVLEYRKKNLIRLMMENRINGRGGAVIPLNVNVSAQHGLKEIVWDTAGLVAGGGKLDSVNAPTRAENLAAEPVRGGTRYLLTLPPFHDKGNNTYTLSGIAYDTQGNASERMETLIQVVSSAVNPDGSGFEPAEKSMVADGKTQTVIRLKLTDKDGKPVSGVAGNLKLTDDKTTLTGDGKDPELGTEVREVPEGSGIYEITATAGTRHGKWKITPTIDGHELTPTVIDFGSSLAEMIDTDRTEFKPENGNLNQEGDSTDLVLNLKDKDGNPITGAADKITLTDDKNELYGQNPTPSLGAVREDPPGSGIYKAKVTAGQKKGTWKITPAVEGKTLKPAVIAFGQSLADVLDTQSSTVEPADGSSPLPADGVSTKTLRVVLKDKQGKPVTGAKDSIRVNAAGQLSGEGQDPQIGDVKEVSDGVYEIVVTAGQKTGHWTLTTTVDGTEMKKETVIEFDENNAPAVNNLQLNGILHINETLHARYQFKDNGGNTADRSFYVWGDKGTTAKQVMALADAAGVKEPVLAQKNGEGRVTAGAADNEKVKYVIARSDAGKVLEVSILAANGANLRAKAPVTTDIADPAANRGLTGGNGKGGVADPDAKPGIDKIVLSGDLEINQPLTAEYTFNGNGGDATDLSQFAWHDKGTPAADYQPVPDNGKNAQDKTGKVTRTLEQADAGKTVAITVKPVNGNNEVGEAKTVDIGMTDTNINQTTPKGAKPGTILDPNAIPSIKNVVLHGYRSVNSTLKATYEFEPNNGYVEDKTTYTWRRVATIGGTPEDISKQGATGTVDGQGGQIESYKLSDDDIDKFVEIVLTPKNGRSKPGTDILKNSGQNEGNELQGGNTIGQIIDPSRGPGIADLKIHGKLAVDEELTATYKFEAKGGHDQDNSLFLWGIKYPEGDPDYNKSPEFLVEQFNSDDKDHIVPPNNTNTIPGYRLKPEDSGRVIQVAIQARSKLARGKSYNRDTRQEAAEGNNLEGNKDGTVKGVASDFTITPDKPEKDADGTMAVKVERDKTITLTVKTENGGQAVGGIPVTIKMTAINRQKKADTVTVNLEAKEGVLAGKEDTYRGHTDEKGYLVINVTDPNGIGTRTTLSVEVNGEANQTLTKTWDVIFTVLTSPDTPKANYWGHMEDYITLNGIKYSRPQLNAELNGESKLTRNREIWGMAQWIIVKDYCNKLGELPTRDQLMDIHNAYQNRTLYDTNGWPINSLNGFGLNIWSSSLWNPNIDINITVVDIISGKEGSAGNAGNHGGGDYSVICRIKN, from the coding sequence ATGCTTAAAAAACAACGCAAGCAGTGGACAACACAACAACGGCTCAGGCAGGTCGCTTGGGTGAATATCTTTGCCCAGGTTGCCTTTCCGGTGGCCGGCGTTTTCACGCCCGCCGTCGCCGCCGACAAAACCCCCGGGCATTCACAGGCGACCCGGCCACAGACATTACAGACTGAATCTTACCGACTGGCCGCGGGCGAAAGTATTAAATCCGTCGCCAAGCGTCATGGCCTGACCGTAACGGAATTGAAAAAACTCAACCAGCTTCGTACCTTCCACAAGCCCTTTACGGCTCTGGGCGCAGGAGATGAAATTGACGTGCCCAAATCTCCGTCCGGTCATTTACTGGCTGAGAGTCTGACACAAGCCGCCGCCGCCGAATCGCCGGCAGGTCATACTGAAAATAATACCGAACGCTGGCTGGCCAGTACCGTTTCCCGCGCGGCAGGCATGCTGAAAGGCGGTCATGTGCTGGACAGTGCCAAAAATCAGTTACGCGGTATGGCAATGAGTGAAGCCAATCAGACCGTGCAAAACTGGCTGCAACACTACGGCACGGTCAAATTACAGGCCAATGTGGATGACCGCGGGCGCTTAGACGGCAGTCAGTTCGACATGTTGTTACCGCTTTATGACACCGAAAAACAGATGGCCTTTACCCAGTTCGGCCTGCGCCATATTGACAGCCGCACCACCGCCAACTTCGGGCTGGGTCAGCGTCACTTCTTTGATACCGGGATGTTGGGCTATAACGCTTTCCTTGACCACGACATAACCCGTGACCATACCCGCTTTGGCCTCGGCGCTGAATACGCCCGTGATTTTATGAAATTCGGGGCGAACGGCTATTTCCGTGCCAGCGGCTGGAAAGACGGCAAGAAACTGAAAGACTACGAAGAACGGCCGGCCAGTGGTTTTGACCTGCGTGCCGAAGGTTATGTGCCTTCCTATCCACAGCTGGGCGGCAAGTTAATTTATGAGCAGTACTTTGGTGATGAAGTCGGTTTGCTGAGTGAAGATCGCCGGCAGAAAGATCCGGCCGCCTTTACCCTCGGCGCCAGTTATACCCCGATCCCGCTGGTGACGCTGGGTCTGGATCGCCGGCAGAGTACCTCCGGCGGCGGTGAAACCCTGTTTAATCTGGGGCTGAATTATGAAATCGGTACACCGTGGTCAAAACAGGTTGATCCGGATGCCGTGGCCTTTAAACGCAATCTGCAAGGCGGACGTTATGATTTGGTGGAGCGTAATAATCAGATTGTACTGGAATACCGGAAGAAAAATCTGATCCGCCTGATGATGGAAAACCGGATTAACGGACGCGGCGGCGCGGTGATCCCGCTGAATGTCAATGTCAGTGCCCAGCATGGCCTGAAAGAGATTGTCTGGGATACCGCCGGTCTGGTGGCGGGGGGCGGCAAACTCGACAGCGTAAATGCACCGACACGGGCAGAAAATCTGGCAGCGGAGCCGGTTCGCGGGGGCACCCGTTACCTGCTGACCCTGCCGCCGTTCCATGACAAGGGTAACAACACCTACACCCTGTCCGGCATCGCTTATGACACTCAGGGCAATGCCTCTGAACGGATGGAAACGCTGATACAGGTGGTTTCTTCTGCCGTCAATCCCGACGGTTCCGGCTTTGAACCCGCTGAGAAATCGATGGTGGCGGACGGCAAAACCCAAACGGTTATCCGCCTGAAACTGACCGACAAAGACGGCAAGCCTGTCAGCGGCGTGGCGGGTAACCTCAAATTAACCGACGATAAAACGACACTGACCGGCGACGGTAAAGATCCTGAGCTGGGTACGGAAGTCAGGGAAGTTCCGGAAGGCAGCGGCATCTATGAAATCACCGCGACTGCCGGCACCAGGCACGGTAAATGGAAAATCACGCCCACGATCGATGGTCATGAGCTGACACCGACTGTTATTGACTTTGGCTCTTCATTGGCGGAGATGATAGATACCGATCGCACCGAGTTTAAGCCGGAAAATGGCAACCTGAATCAGGAAGGCGACAGTACAGACCTCGTCCTGAACCTGAAAGACAAGGACGGCAACCCGATCACGGGAGCGGCGGATAAAATCACCCTGACCGATGATAAAAATGAACTGTACGGCCAGAACCCCACGCCCTCACTGGGCGCGGTAAGAGAAGATCCGCCGGGCAGCGGTATTTATAAGGCCAAGGTGACGGCAGGTCAGAAAAAAGGGACATGGAAAATCACCCCGGCGGTGGAAGGCAAAACGCTGAAACCGGCCGTCATTGCCTTCGGGCAATCACTGGCCGATGTGCTGGATACCCAGAGCTCCACCGTTGAGCCGGCGGATGGCAGTAGCCCGCTGCCCGCGGATGGCGTTTCCACCAAAACCCTACGGGTGGTGCTGAAAGATAAACAGGGCAAACCCGTCACGGGGGCAAAAGACAGCATCAGGGTCAATGCCGCCGGTCAATTATCGGGAGAAGGCCAAGATCCACAAATCGGCGATGTTAAAGAAGTGTCGGACGGGGTGTATGAAATCGTCGTCACCGCCGGCCAGAAAACCGGCCACTGGACGCTGACCACCACCGTGGATGGCACGGAGATGAAGAAGGAGACGGTGATTGAGTTTGATGAAAACAACGCGCCGGCCGTGAACAATCTGCAACTGAATGGCATTTTACATATCAATGAAACCCTGCATGCCCGCTATCAGTTTAAGGACAACGGCGGTAATACGGCTGACCGTTCGTTCTATGTCTGGGGAGATAAAGGCACTACCGCGAAACAAGTGATGGCACTGGCGGATGCCGCCGGGGTGAAAGAACCGGTACTGGCGCAGAAAAACGGCGAAGGCCGGGTAACCGCCGGCGCGGCGGATAATGAAAAAGTGAAGTATGTTATTGCGCGCAGCGATGCCGGTAAGGTACTGGAAGTGTCCATACTGGCGGCTAACGGGGCGAACCTGCGGGCCAAAGCGCCGGTGACCACGGATATAGCCGACCCGGCAGCCAACCGGGGCCTTACGGGCGGGAATGGCAAAGGCGGTGTGGCAGATCCGGATGCCAAACCCGGTATCGACAAGATTGTCCTGAGTGGTGATTTGGAAATCAATCAGCCGCTTACGGCCGAATATACCTTTAACGGTAATGGCGGTGACGCCACCGACCTCTCCCAGTTTGCCTGGCATGACAAGGGGACTCCGGCAGCCGATTACCAGCCCGTACCGGACAACGGCAAGAATGCTCAGGACAAAACAGGCAAGGTGACCAGAACGCTGGAGCAAGCGGATGCAGGGAAAACGGTGGCGATTACCGTTAAGCCCGTTAACGGAAACAACGAAGTCGGTGAAGCCAAAACGGTAGATATTGGTATGACGGACACCAACATCAACCAAACCACGCCCAAAGGGGCAAAACCGGGCACCATTCTTGACCCTAATGCCATTCCTTCCATTAAGAATGTAGTCTTGCACGGGTACCGATCTGTAAATTCAACCCTGAAAGCCACTTATGAGTTTGAGCCCAATAACGGTTATGTGGAAGATAAAACTACCTACACCTGGAGGCGGGTCGCAACAATAGGCGGCACGCCGGAAGACATCAGTAAACAGGGCGCTACAGGCACTGTCGATGGTCAAGGGGGCCAGATCGAATCTTATAAGCTGAGTGACGACGATATTGATAAATTTGTGGAAATTGTTTTGACGCCCAAAAATGGCAGAAGCAAACCAGGAACTGATATTTTGAAGAACAGCGGTCAGAATGAAGGTAATGAACTTCAGGGCGGTAATACGATAGGGCAGATTATTGACCCCTCCCGGGGCCCCGGCATTGCAGATCTGAAAATCCACGGTAAGTTAGCGGTTGATGAGGAACTGACTGCAACGTATAAATTTGAGGCTAAAGGCGGACATGACCAAGATAACTCCCTCTTTTTATGGGGTATCAAATATCCCGAAGGAGACCCTGATTACAATAAGTCCCCCGAGTTTCTGGTGGAACAATTTAATAGTGATGACAAGGATCATATTGTCCCGCCAAATAACACCAATACCATCCCGGGATACCGTTTGAAACCGGAAGACAGTGGCCGAGTCATCCAAGTTGCGATACAAGCCCGTTCGAAACTGGCGCGTGGCAAGTCATATAACAGAGATACACGGCAGGAAGCTGCTGAAGGCAATAATTTAGAAGGCAACAAGGATGGTACGGTGAAAGGCGTGGCGAGTGACTTCACGATAACGCCGGATAAACCTGAGAAGGATGCGGATGGCACGATGGCGGTTAAGGTTGAAAGAGATAAAACCATTACGCTCACGGTCAAAACTGAGAACGGAGGTCAAGCCGTTGGGGGTATACCTGTGACAATTAAGATGACGGCGATTAATCGTCAAAAGAAAGCTGACACGGTCACAGTAAACCTGGAGGCGAAAGAAGGTGTACTGGCGGGTAAAGAGGATACTTACCGCGGCCATACTGACGAAAAAGGTTATCTGGTTATCAATGTCACTGACCCTAACGGTATTGGCACAAGAACCACCCTGTCGGTAGAGGTGAATGGCGAAGCCAACCAGACGTTAACCAAAACATGGGATGTTATTTTTACCGTACTCACCAGTCCGGATACGCCGAAGGCCAATTATTGGGGGCATATGGAAGATTACATTACACTTAACGGAATAAAATACTCGCGGCCTCAATTAAATGCTGAGTTAAATGGTGAATCTAAGCTGACAAGAAACCGCGAAATTTGGGGAATGGCGCAGTGGATTATAGTGAAAGATTACTGCAATAAATTAGGAGAGTTACCCACTAGAGATCAATTAATGGATATACATAATGCTTATCAAAATCGGACTCTTTACGACACTAATGGGTGGCCTATTAATTCTCTCAACGGATTTGGTTTAAACATATGGTCATCTAGTTTGTGGAATCCAAATATAGATATTAATATAACAGTTGTAGATATAATAAGTGGTAAAGAAGGAAGTGCAGGTAACGCCGGTAATCATGGTGGTGGTGATTACTCTGTTATTTGTCGCATTAAAAACTAG